The Miscanthus floridulus cultivar M001 chromosome 7, ASM1932011v1, whole genome shotgun sequence genome includes a region encoding these proteins:
- the LOC136467259 gene encoding CMP-sialic acid transporter 5-like isoform X1, with protein sequence MQRNGVGECSVCRSRVVVPSPRSVSRAYDKHRSKMSSKFRALNVFLVVGDCILVGLQPILVFMSKVDGKFQFSPISVNFLTEVMKVIFAIVMLIIQSRKQKVGEKPLLARSTFIQAARNNVLLAVPALLYAINNYLKFIMQLYFNPATVKMLSNLKVLVIAVLLKFIMRRRFSVIQWEALALLLIGISINQLRTVPAGNTAFGLPVTAIAYIYTLIFVTVPSVASVYNEYALKSQYDTSIYLQNLFLYGYGAIFNFLGILGTALFQGPESFNILRGHSRATMFLICNNAAQGILSSFFFKYADTILKKYSSTVATIFTGLASAAFLGHTLTINFLLGISVVFISMHQFFSPLAKVKDDKPADLIELEDTQNHRSSESSFVNMTAGAADDASHWIGTDERQPLLPT encoded by the exons ATGCAGCGGAACGGGGTGGGGGAATGCAGCGTGTGCCGCTCCCGGGTGGTGGTGCCGAGCCCCCGGAGCGTGTCCAGGGCATACGACAAGCACCGCAGCAAGATGTCGTCCAAGTTCCGCGCGCTCAACGTCTTCCTCGTCGTTGGTGACTGCATCCTTGTTGGTCTCCAG CCCATCCTAGTGTTCATGTCAAAGGTTGATGGGAAGTTTCAGTTCAGTCCTATCAGTGTTAACTTTCTGACAGAGGTTATGAAAGTCATCTTTGCTATCGTGATGCTCATAATTCAG TCTAGAAAGCAAAAGGTTGGAGAAAAGCCACTTTTGGCACGTTCAACCTTCATACAG GCAGCCCGTAATAATGTACTTCTAGCAGTTCCTGCTCTTCTATATGCCATCAACAATTACCTAAAATTCATAATGCAG TTGTACTTCAATCCTGCGACTGTGAAAATGCTAAGTAACCTCAAG GTACTGGTTATAGCTGTTCTTCTGAAATTTATAATGAGAAGGAGGTTCTCAGTTATTCAG TGGGAAGCTCTTGCTCTATTGCTTATTGGAATCAGCATCAATCAACTCCGAACTGTACCTGCGGGCAATACGGCATTTGGTCTTCCTGTCACTGCTATTGCCTACATATATACATTGATTTTT GTAACTGTTCCTTCAGTGGCTTCTGTCTACAATGAATATGCCTTGAAAAGCCAATATGACACTAGCATTTATCTCCAG AACTTGTTTCTGTATGGATATGGAGCAATATTCAACTTCCTTGGCATTCTCGGGACTGCCTTattccaag GGCCAGAAAGTTTTAATATTCTTCGAGGACATTCAAGGGCCACAATGTTTCTCATATGTAACAATGCTGCACAAGGCATTCTATCTTCGTTCTTCTTTAAGTATGCAG ACACAATTTTGAAGAAGTATTCGTCGACTGTTGCCACAATATTTACTGGCCTAGCTTCTGCTGCATTCTTGGGGCATACTTTGACCATTAATTTTCTCCTGGGCATATCAGTGGTGTTTATTTCAATGCACCAG TTCTTCTCTCCACTTGCTAAAGTCAAAGATGACAAACCAGCTGACTTAATAGAGTTGGAAGATACCCAAAATCACCG GTCATCTGAATCTTCTTTTGTAAATATGACTGCTGGTGCCGCTGATGAT GCGAGCCATTGGATTGGAACTGATGAGAGGCAACCGCTGTTGCCTACATGA
- the LOC136467259 gene encoding CMP-sialic acid transporter 5-like isoform X2 — translation MQRNGVGECSVCRSRVVVPSPRSVSRAYDKHRSKMSSKFRALNVFLVVGDCILVGLQPILVFMSKVDGKFQFSPISVNFLTEVMKVIFAIVMLIIQAARNNVLLAVPALLYAINNYLKFIMQLYFNPATVKMLSNLKVLVIAVLLKFIMRRRFSVIQWEALALLLIGISINQLRTVPAGNTAFGLPVTAIAYIYTLIFVTVPSVASVYNEYALKSQYDTSIYLQNLFLYGYGAIFNFLGILGTALFQGPESFNILRGHSRATMFLICNNAAQGILSSFFFKYADTILKKYSSTVATIFTGLASAAFLGHTLTINFLLGISVVFISMHQFFSPLAKVKDDKPADLIELEDTQNHRSSESSFVNMTAGAADDASHWIGTDERQPLLPT, via the exons ATGCAGCGGAACGGGGTGGGGGAATGCAGCGTGTGCCGCTCCCGGGTGGTGGTGCCGAGCCCCCGGAGCGTGTCCAGGGCATACGACAAGCACCGCAGCAAGATGTCGTCCAAGTTCCGCGCGCTCAACGTCTTCCTCGTCGTTGGTGACTGCATCCTTGTTGGTCTCCAG CCCATCCTAGTGTTCATGTCAAAGGTTGATGGGAAGTTTCAGTTCAGTCCTATCAGTGTTAACTTTCTGACAGAGGTTATGAAAGTCATCTTTGCTATCGTGATGCTCATAATTCAG GCAGCCCGTAATAATGTACTTCTAGCAGTTCCTGCTCTTCTATATGCCATCAACAATTACCTAAAATTCATAATGCAG TTGTACTTCAATCCTGCGACTGTGAAAATGCTAAGTAACCTCAAG GTACTGGTTATAGCTGTTCTTCTGAAATTTATAATGAGAAGGAGGTTCTCAGTTATTCAG TGGGAAGCTCTTGCTCTATTGCTTATTGGAATCAGCATCAATCAACTCCGAACTGTACCTGCGGGCAATACGGCATTTGGTCTTCCTGTCACTGCTATTGCCTACATATATACATTGATTTTT GTAACTGTTCCTTCAGTGGCTTCTGTCTACAATGAATATGCCTTGAAAAGCCAATATGACACTAGCATTTATCTCCAG AACTTGTTTCTGTATGGATATGGAGCAATATTCAACTTCCTTGGCATTCTCGGGACTGCCTTattccaag GGCCAGAAAGTTTTAATATTCTTCGAGGACATTCAAGGGCCACAATGTTTCTCATATGTAACAATGCTGCACAAGGCATTCTATCTTCGTTCTTCTTTAAGTATGCAG ACACAATTTTGAAGAAGTATTCGTCGACTGTTGCCACAATATTTACTGGCCTAGCTTCTGCTGCATTCTTGGGGCATACTTTGACCATTAATTTTCTCCTGGGCATATCAGTGGTGTTTATTTCAATGCACCAG TTCTTCTCTCCACTTGCTAAAGTCAAAGATGACAAACCAGCTGACTTAATAGAGTTGGAAGATACCCAAAATCACCG GTCATCTGAATCTTCTTTTGTAAATATGACTGCTGGTGCCGCTGATGAT GCGAGCCATTGGATTGGAACTGATGAGAGGCAACCGCTGTTGCCTACATGA